One window of Pieris napi chromosome 14, ilPieNapi1.2, whole genome shotgun sequence genomic DNA carries:
- the LOC125055916 gene encoding uncharacterized protein LOC125055916 isoform X5, with amino-acid sequence MAQYYQIAVGQGHQLTLEDLQRYCPNICLDGRIVVNQDDQQYGQQVVVQQADQGNEIIVSEGVQVQPQLVVSEGLPYQQQYIIRHDQPPPPPPPPSNRPEFQQQQSQSHQQQTLLRHQLVNPVHVLSSPSVLHPSQQPPPQPPPPPPPPPPQHATQSQSQPQPQPQMSRASPQLLQQLQHHQIQFQQLQQQQQQQLQQQQQLQHQLQQQQQQQHQTHQQHLQSQQIQHQQQVMQTAYINQAGTPTRPPPQRLLNQSLSNNGVTLVRTPVRTMRPRRPVVRNATSPASPLQVPARLLNPQMLQPSSSGSSPVGATVRATMNTAPARVRTPRPASPRVLNSHAGHTQHRPPRPRTPLLQQQQQQQQQQHQLAQHLLGQQVQQQQLNQLKLSQQQQQIIINQNHGQQARIITPQGTIVTQCLNQSPLQSHQNNGSLTNVPQTQQLQQIKKVVVTPNNANEMDDLEESITAAIVQKNIANDNVNTQFQTSPMRQSTSVSQPVNSHQINYPQHSFQPDNVLRIYESPHVQHVHQHQVMMEQDTSDPEERQLVTLSSGHRITIAEYRRLQSSRVLSQQHLHQQQLQQQQPRETARQTLVKSKEQQRPVQRVHPMQTQPPTPISENNEAGSGPSEQSAEPQSAKMLIFLQNGEQRLITFTLPKESCTLQEVLEQVNVPFTEDTHIQCMQNTSSEIDYFVSVGSTTRIEDMLENHPMLVGDIASRSSPSVGPQSQSSEMSTPEKPPCPESTSSSPESPKSPPPRFVDGKLAVCKSCGYSGFDFNRCQRCKRVFTEEPKSVTIQNKGMEQKKKEGEKSALEKQIPCGDGIKINLLKQTVKNLNNKIVVQEKGKPTRVRKPRGKQPDPEPVILTLSSDEEDSNSSMLSNQMEQNLHSKEPSLLEIEGDTPDSGIGFDFVDESREEISQNMANIVSSFKCRTIRIGSYRYTPKEKIFISPRGIKIIAPSLKNESKEVALQIQLKDIVRILVHFGKGLPVIFLYTTSKCGGYIRKSLEMVDELGPYYNPSAKIDAYKRITLLPDVISDDLKTSFQTLYGSVLVDLTTKEANEILVRTCPKETSICKVTTRSASASSNTGVKSVNTAEQIRQILIYPPGKGGIPINTEDYMCLAQDQFLNDVIIDFYLKYLVHDTLTISQREKTHIFSTFFYKRLTTKPSKVNKSSNPLEWDNSLTPAQKRHARVKTWTKNVNIFDKDFIVVPINENCHWFVAIICFPSLEGCRSMIDNRIVIPQATKRKERKSSMQIGNTTITPLSKQEQLTLNCDSDNLSERDEAEADESDLDMQCDSEEDETEKPVEKKPEVPVVRKNEPIKQPCILIFDSLAGASRSRVVATLRDYLTCEYQTKISKNKVFNKDNIKGSCPKIPQQNNFTDCGLYLLQYVEQFFKDPVLDYSLPIKQLGSWFDEIVVTRKREEISNLLKSLMNTYNPDSHLHLPDITFPTLNGKLIETEEHADDGSGSEKSSSSKEQKCDVRSSDGTTITFVKQMATGDILVKRNFADSTETLHLRKAIRLSSDTENRSVLPFKQNLIKKGDHDNQVLILHSGDLVKDIQNTLIVNKKTVADKKHGVHNQNVSVNCVRQSVSDSDNSFHKTRRINKLEDVMHDSVKKFKKNEC; translated from the exons TTGGTGAATCCGGTGCATGTGCTGTCGTCGCCTTCGGTGCTGCACCCGAGTCAGCAGCCTCCACCGCAGCCCCCGCCCCCGCCTCCTCCCCCTCCGCCGCAACATGCCACTCAGAGT CAATCCCAACCACAACCCCAACCGCAGATGTCACGTGCATCCCCTCAACTTCTGCAACAACTTCAACATCATCAGATACAGTTCCAGCAGCTGCAAcagcaacaacaacaacagtTGCAACAACAGCAACAGTTACAGCATCAGTTGCAGCAACAACAGCAGCAGCAACATCAAACACATCAGCAACACTTGCAATCTCAACAAATCCAACATCAGCAACAAGTTATGCAAACTGCATACATAAACCAGGCT gGCACTCCCACTCGTCCTCCACCACAGCGGCTGTTAAACCAGTCATTGAGTAACAACGGTGTCACATTAGTTCGGACACCAGTAAGGACAATGCGGCCTCGGAGACCGGTAGTCAGAAACGCCACTAGCCCCGCCTCGCCCTTGCAAGTGCCAGCCCGCCTTTTGAATCCACAAATGTTACAGCCg AGCTCGAGCGGGTCCAGTCCAGTGGGAGCCACAGTGCGGGCAACAATGAACACTGCCCCTGCGCGAGTAAGAACTCCGAGACCGGCCTCACCGCGGGTCCTAAATAGCCACGCGGGACACACACAGCACAGACCCCCTAGACCACGCACTCCTTTGCTGCAG cagCAACAACAACAGCAGCAGCAACAACATCAATTAGCACAACATCTTCTCGGACAACAGGTTCAACAACAACAATTAAATCAACTCAAATTATCACAACAG CAAcaacaaattattatcaacCAAAATCATGGTCAGCAGGCCCGTATAATAACTCCACAGGGGACAATAGTCACACAGTGTTTGAACCAATCGCCCCTGCAATCGCATCAAAACAATGGATCTCTAACAAATGTTCCTCAAACACAACAATTACAACAAATAAAGAAAGTTGTAGTTACGCCCAACAACGCCAATGAAATGGACGATCTCGAAGAAAGTATTACCGCGGCGATAGTTCAAAAGAATATTGCAAATGACAATGTAAACACGCAATTTCAAACTTCACCTATGAGACAATCCACGAGCGTGTCCCAACCGGTGAACAGTCATCAGATAAACTATCCCCAACACAGCTTTCAACCGGACAACGTGTTGCGAATATATGAAAGTCCCCACGTGCAACATGTGCATCAACATCAGGTTATGATGGAGCAAGACACCTCCGATCCTGAAGAGAGGCAGTTGGTTACCCTGTCGAGTGGTCATAGAATTACAATCGCGGAATATAGGCGGTTGCAATCGTCGCGGGTGTTGTCACAGCAACATCTACATCAACAACAGTTGCAACAACAACAGCCGAG gGAAACGGCAAGACAAACGCTAGTTAAAAGTAAGGAGCAACAGAGGCCAGTGCAAAGAGTACATCCGATGCAGACTCAGCCTCCGACGCCCATATCAG AAAACAACGAAGCAGGAAGTGGACCGTCAGAGCAATCGGCGGAGCCCCAATCGGCGAAAATGTTGATATTCCTGCAGAATGGGGAACAAAGACTCATCACCTTCACACTGCCCAAGGAGAGTTGTACACTACAGGAAGTGTTGGAACAG GTGAATGTTCCATTTACAGAAGACACCCATATACAGTGTATGCAGAATACGTCTAGCGAAATTGACTATTTTGTGTCAGTTGGATCTACAACGAGGATAGAAGACATGCTAGAGAATCATCCA ATGCTAGTTGGTGATATAGCCAGTAGAAGTTCCCCCAGTGTCGGTCCGCAATCTCAAAGCAGTGAAATGTCTACACCTGAAAAGCCACCTTGTCCAGAGAGCa CAAGTAGCAGTCCCGAATCTCCAAAATCTCCACCACCAAGATTTGTTGATGGAAAATTGGCTGTTTGTAAATCTTGTGGATACTCTGGCTTCGACTTCAATCGCTGTCAAAG atgtAAGCGTGTTTTCACTGAAGAACCCAAAAGTGTGACAATACAAAACAAAGGAATGGAACAGAAGAAGAAGGAAGGGGAGAAATCTGCATTGGAAAagcaaat acctTGTGGGGATGGCATAAAGATAAATCTGCTGAAGCAGACCGTCAAGAACCTTAACAATAAAATC GTTGTTCAAGAAAAAGGTAAACCAACCCGTGTCAGAAAACCTAGAGGAAAGCAGCCGGACCCTGAACCAGTTATATTGACTTTGAGTTCTGATGAAGAGGATTCCAATAGTTCCATGCTGAGTAATCAG atGGAACAGAACTTACATAGTAAAGAGCCATCTCTGCTGGAAATAGAAGGTGACACTCCAGATAGCGGTATTGGCTTTGATTTTGTTG ATGAAAGCAGAGAAGAGATCAGTCAAAATATGGCCAATATAGTTTCATCTTTCAAATGTCGAACTATCAGAATTGGATCATATAGATATACGCCCAAAGAAAAG atttttatatcaCCAAGAGGTATCAAAATTATTGCCCCATCATTAAAAAATGAATCTAAGGAAGTCGCTCTTCAAATACAATTAAAGGATATAGTGAGGATTTTAGTTCATTTTGGAAAGGGATTACCTGTAATTTTCTTGTATACAACTAGCAAATGTGGTGGATATATAAGAAAATCGTTAGAAATGGTTGATGAACTAG gtCCATATTACAATCCTTCTGCTAAAATTGATGCTTATAAGAGGATTACGTTATTGCCAGATGTAATTAGTGACgatttaaaaacttcttttcAAACATTATATGGGTCAGTCCTGGTTGACTTGACCACTAAAGAGGCGAATGAAATCCTTGTGCGAACTTGCCCAAAAGAAACCAGTATTTGTAAAGTGACAACTAGATCTGCAAGTGCTTCCAGTAATACAGgagttaaaag TGTAAATACAGCTGAACAAATCagacaaatattaatttacccACCGGGAAAAGGGGGAATTCCTATAAATACAGAGGATTATATGTGTCTAGCACAAGATCAATTTTTAAACGatgttattattgatttttatttaaaatacttagttCATGATACTTTAACAATCAGTCAGAGAGAAAAGACTCATATatttagtacatttttttataagagatTAACAACAAAGCCAAGTAAAGTGAATAAAAGTTCAAACCCCCTCGAGTGGGATAATAGTTTGACACCAGCACAGAAACGGCATGCGAGAGTCAAGACATGGACAAAGAATGTGAATATCTTTGACAAAGACTTTATAGTAGTTCCTATTAATGAAAATTGCCATTGGTTTGTGGCTATCATATGTTTTCCTAGCTTAGAGGGCTGTCGTAGTATGATTGATAATAGAATTGTAATTCCACAAGCAACTAAAAGAAAAG AACGAAAATCATCAATGCAAATAGGCAACACAACAATCACGCCTTTATCAAAACAGGAACAGCTCACATTAAATTGTGATTCTGATAATTTAAGTGAACGGGACGAAGCTGAGGCGGAT gaAAGTGACTTGGACATGCAATGTGACTCCGAAGAAGATGAAACAGAAAAACCAGTAGAGAAGAAACCTGAAGTACCTGTTGTTCGAAAAAATGAACCCATTAAACA ACCCTGCATTCTTATTTTTGATTCACTTGCTGGTGCTTCCCGATCAAGAGTTGTCGCTACATTGCGGGACTACCTCACTTGTGAATACCAAACTAAA ATATCTAAAAACAAAGTGTTCAACAAAGACAATATAAAAGGCAGTTGCCCAAAAATTCCCCAACAGAATAATTTTACAGACTGTGGCCTTTATTTACTACAATATGttgaacaattttttaag gaCCCGGTGCTGGACTATAGTTTGCCAATAAAACAACTAGGAAGTTGGTTTGATGAAATTGTTGTTACCAGGAAACGTGAAGAAATCtcgaatttattgaaatcccTAATGAATACATATAATCCAGATTCGCATTTACATCTACCTGATATCACATTCCCTACATTGAATG gaaAGTTAATTGAAACTGAAGAACATGCAGATGATGGTTCGGGCAGTGAAAAAAGCAGTTCAAGTAAAGAGCAAAAATGTGATGTTAGAAGCAGTGATGGGACTACAATTACTTTTGTGAAACAAATGGCAACAGGCGATATCCTTGTGAAGAGAAATTTTGCAGATTCAACTGAAACCTTACATTTACGAAAAGCTATAAGACTTTCAAGTGACACTGAAAATAGATCAGTGTTGCCTTTTAaacagaatttaattaaaaaaggagACCATGACAACCAAGTATTAATACTTCACTCTGGTGATTTGGTGAAAGACAttcaaaatacattaatagtgaataaaaaaacagtggctgATAAAAAGCACGGTGTacataatcaaaatgtttCAGTGAACTGTGTGCGACAAAGTGTTAGTGATAGTGACAACTCATTTCACAAAACGAGAAGAATAAATAAACTCGAGGATGTAATGCATGACTCTGTTAAGAAGTTTAAGAAGAATGAATGTTGA